A window of Mustelus asterias chromosome 15, sMusAst1.hap1.1, whole genome shotgun sequence contains these coding sequences:
- the pex13 gene encoding peroxisome biogenesis factor 13 yields MGSQPPPKPWERRIPGNISAPSFQSAELLSGLSVRQGQPVLTRIPPPLPPRPAQQTGIGNLSTYRSAYNTFSPAYTPYGSSLYGSYSPYSYGYGGLGYNRFRTDDVPPSRFVRQAEESSRGAFQSIESIVHAFASVSMMLEATFSAVYNSFRAVLDVANHFSRLRVHFTKVLSAFALIRTLKYMYRKLLRLLGLRNNSEVEDLWADSAGAVVPAGAEDKIPGSGKSWPIFLFFAVVLGGPYLIWKLLSSATSEEPESTNWANGEDDHVVARAEYDFTASSEEELTIHSSDLLNLAPKEQQPKVRGWLLASLDGQTTGLVPANYVKILGKRRGRRQADLERMAEKQPHEASANTSGTNGMESLEEQEAAFESVFTETPEQDKDSISTESANIEKNVVND; encoded by the exons ATCTGCTGAACTGTTATCTGGCCTATCAGTGAGACAAGGACAGCCGGTTCTTACAAGAATTCCACCACCTCTTCCCCCAAGACCAGCACAACAGACTGGAATTGGCAATCTCAGTACTTACAGATCTGCTTATAACACCTTCTCTCCAGCATATACACCATATGGAAGCTCTTTATATGGAAGCTATAGCCCTTATAGTTATGGATATGGAGGCCTTGGCTACAACAGATTTCGAACTGATGATGTTCCTCCCAGTAGGTTTGTACGCCAGGCTGAAGAAAGCAGTAGAGGAGCATTTCAATCCATTGAAAGTATTGTTCATGCATTTGCTTCTGTCAGTATGATGCTTGAAGCTACTTTTTCAGCAGTATACAACAGTTTCAGAGCCGTCTTGGATGTTGCTAATCACTTTTCCAGACTTCGAGTGCATTTTACCAAAGTTCTCTCAGCATTTGCATTGATCAGAACTTTGAAGTATATGTATAGGAAGTTACTAAGATTACTGGGCCTGCGGAACAACTCTGAGGTTGAGGATTTATGGGCTGACAGTGCTGGTGCTGTGGTTCCAGCTGGGGCTGAAGACAAAATACCTGGGTCAGGCAAATCCTGGCCTATCTTTTTGTTCTTCGCAGTTGTTCTTGGAGGTCCGTACCTTATATGGAAATTATTAAGCTCGGCTACTTCTGAAGAACCAG AATCAACAAATTGGGCAAATGGAGAAGATGATCATGTTGTAGCGAGGGCAGAATATGATTTCACTGCCAGCTCAGAAGAAGAGCTCACAATTCATTCAAGTGACCTGCTGAACCTGGCTCCAAAAG AACAACAACCCAAAGTACGTGGGTGGTTGCTGGCCAGTTTGGATGGTCAAACAACAGGATTAGTGCCAGCTAATTATGTCAAAATTTTAGGTAAAAGACGGGGCAGAAGGCAAGCGGACCTGGAGCGCATGGCAGAGAAACAGCCACATGAAGCTTCAGCAAATACAAGTGGAACTAATGGCATGGAATCACTGGAGGAACAAGAAGCAGCCTTTGAATCAGTTTTTACGGAAACACCAGAACAAGATAAGGATTCTATCTCTACAGAATCCGCAAATATTGAGAAAAATGTTGTGAATGACTGA